A portion of the Burkholderia pseudomultivorans genome contains these proteins:
- a CDS encoding acyl-CoA synthetase has product MLPAAERYDDLLSRFAWAFPARYNIAVDVCDKWADGSGRLALIHETAQGDVARFTFDDLRNASNRLANSFARAGLRRGNRIGIFLAQGPETAIAHLAAYKLGAIAVPLFTLFGADALEYRLANSEAAALVTDAAGYAKVAPLRPQLPALRTCYCVGDDAPDAPDVLRYDAALAAESADFVPADTAADDPALIIYTSGTTGKPKGALHAHRVLPGHLPGVEMSQQCFPRDARLFWTPADWAWIGGLLDVLLPSWHHGVPVLARRFEKFDGDAAFALMARHGVTHAFLPPTALKLMRTVERPRERYALSLKSVASGGESLGTELTAWGRDALGVTINEFYGQTECNMVLSSCAALFDAQPGAIGKAVPGHTVAIVDAHGTPLPPGTEGHIAVRRPDPVMFLEYWRNPAATRDKFAGDYLLTGDTGLIDADGFVRFVGRDDDVITSAGYRIGPGPIEDCLLTHPAVRMAAVVGVPDPTRTEIVKAFVVLNPGHAGDDALVQALQAHVRTRLAAHEYPRAIAFVDSLPMTATGKIVRRALRDA; this is encoded by the coding sequence ATGCTGCCCGCCGCCGAACGCTACGACGACCTGCTCAGCCGCTTCGCGTGGGCCTTTCCGGCGCGCTACAACATTGCGGTGGACGTCTGCGACAAGTGGGCGGACGGCAGCGGCAGGCTCGCGCTGATCCACGAAACCGCGCAAGGCGACGTCGCGCGTTTCACGTTCGACGATTTGAGAAATGCCTCTAACCGGCTCGCCAACAGCTTCGCGCGCGCCGGCCTGCGCCGCGGCAACCGGATCGGCATCTTTCTCGCGCAAGGCCCCGAAACGGCGATCGCGCACCTCGCCGCGTACAAGCTCGGCGCGATCGCCGTGCCGCTTTTCACGCTGTTCGGCGCCGACGCGCTCGAGTATCGCCTCGCGAACAGCGAAGCCGCCGCGCTCGTCACCGACGCGGCCGGCTACGCGAAAGTCGCGCCGCTGCGCCCGCAGCTGCCCGCGTTGCGCACCTGCTACTGCGTCGGCGACGATGCGCCCGACGCGCCGGACGTGCTGCGCTACGACGCGGCGCTCGCCGCCGAATCGGCCGACTTCGTCCCGGCCGATACGGCCGCCGACGATCCGGCGCTGATCATCTACACATCCGGCACGACGGGCAAACCGAAAGGCGCGCTGCATGCGCACCGCGTGCTGCCCGGCCACCTGCCCGGCGTCGAAATGTCGCAGCAATGCTTTCCGCGCGACGCGCGCCTGTTCTGGACGCCCGCCGACTGGGCGTGGATCGGCGGCCTGCTCGACGTACTGCTGCCGTCCTGGCATCACGGCGTGCCCGTGCTCGCACGCCGCTTCGAGAAGTTCGACGGCGACGCGGCATTCGCGCTGATGGCGCGGCACGGCGTCACGCACGCGTTCCTGCCGCCCACCGCGCTGAAACTGATGCGCACCGTCGAGCGGCCGCGCGAACGCTACGCGCTGTCGCTGAAATCGGTCGCGAGCGGCGGCGAATCGCTCGGCACCGAACTGACCGCGTGGGGACGCGACGCGCTCGGCGTCACGATCAACGAGTTCTACGGGCAGACCGAGTGCAACATGGTGCTGTCGTCGTGCGCGGCGCTGTTCGATGCGCAGCCCGGCGCGATCGGCAAGGCCGTGCCCGGCCACACGGTCGCGATCGTCGATGCCCATGGCACGCCGCTGCCGCCCGGCACCGAAGGACACATCGCGGTGCGCCGTCCCGATCCGGTGATGTTTCTCGAATACTGGCGCAATCCCGCGGCGACCCGCGACAAGTTCGCAGGCGACTACCTGCTGACCGGCGACACCGGCCTGATCGACGCCGACGGCTTCGTGCGCTTCGTCGGCCGCGACGACGACGTGATCACGAGCGCGGGCTACCGGATCGGCCCCGGCCCGATCGAGGACTGCCTGCTCACGCATCCGGCCGTGCGGATGGCCGCCGTGGTCGGCGTGCCCGATCCGACCCGCACCGAGATCGTCAAGGCGTTCGTCGTGCTGAATCCCGGCCATGCCGGCGACGACGCGCTCGTGCAGGCGCTGCAGGCGCATGTGCGCACGCGCCTCGCCGCGCACGAATACCCGCGCGCGATCGCGTTCGTCGACAGCCTGCCGATGACCGCGACCGGCAAGATCGTGCGCCGCGCGCTGCGCGACGCGTGA